A genome region from Nycticebus coucang isolate mNycCou1 chromosome 22, mNycCou1.pri, whole genome shotgun sequence includes the following:
- the CNR2 gene encoding cannabinoid receptor 2 produces the protein MEGCWVMETANGSKDGLNFNPMKNYMILSGPQQIAVAVLCTLLGLLSALENLAVLYLILSSQRLRKRPSYLFISSLAGADFLASVVFACNFINFHVFHGVDSKAIFLLKIGSVTMTFTASVSSLLLTAIDRYLCLRYPPAYKALLTRGRALVTLGIVWILSALVSYLPLMGWTCCPRPCSELFPLIPNDYLLGWLLFIAFLFSGIIYTYGHVLWKAHQHVASLAEHQDRQGPGMARMRLDVRLAKTLGLVLTVLLVCWLPVLALMVHSLVATLSDQVKTVFAFCSMLCLVNSMVNPVIYALRSWEIRSSAHHCLARWKKCFKGTGPEGKKEAPRSSVTETEADVKITPWADSKDPYC, from the coding sequence ATGGAGGGATGCTGGGTGATGGAGACAGCCAATGGCTCCAAGGATGGCTTGAATTTCAACCCCATGAAGAATTACATGATCCTGAGCGGTCCCCAACAGATAGCTGTTGCAGTGCTGTGCACCCTTCTGGGCCTGCTAAGTGCTCTGGAGAACCTAGCTGTGCTCTATCTGATCCTGTCCTCCCAACGACTCCGCAAGAGGCCCTCATATCTGTTCATCAGCAGCTTGGCTGGAGCTGACTTCCTGGCCAGCGTGGTTTTTGCATGCAACTTTATAAATTTCCACGTTTTCCATGGTGTAGATTCCAAGGCTATCTTCCTGTTGAAGATTGGCAGTGTGACCATGACCTTCACGGCCTCTGTGAGCAGCCTACTGTTGACTGCCATTGACCGATACCTCTGTCTACGCTACCCACCTGCATACAAAGCTCTCCTCACCCGTGGGAGGGCACTGGTGACCCTGGGCATTGTGTGGATCCTTTCGGCACTGGTCTCCTACCTGCCCCTCATGGGATGGACTTGCTGTCCCAGGCCCTGCTCTGAGCTTTTCCCACTGATCCCCAATGACTACCTGTTGGGCTGGCTCCTGTTCATTGCCTTCCTCTTCTCTGGCATCATCTATACCTATGGACACGTCCTCTGGAAGGCCCATCAGCATGTAGCCAGCTTGGCCGAGCACCAGGACAGGCAGGGGCCGGGAATGGCCCGGATGAGGCTGGATGTGAGATTGGCTAAGACCCTGGGGCTGGTGCTCACTGTGCTCCTCGTGTGCTGGCTCCCGGTACTGGCACTCATGGTCCACAGCCTGGTCGCCACGCTCAGCGACCAGGTCAAGACAGTCTTTGCCTTCTGCTCCATGCTGTGCCTTGTCAACTCCATGGTCAACCCTGTTATCTATGCCCTGCGGAGTTGGGAGATCCGCTCCTCTGCCCATCATTGCCTGGCCCGCTGGAAGAAGTGCTTCAAGGGCACTGGgcctgagggaaaaaaagaagcccCAAGATCCTCAGTCACCGAGACAGAGGCTGATGTGAAAATCACCCCATGGGCAGATTCCAAAGACCCCTATTGCTGA